The nucleotide sequence ATGGCGACACGCGAAGCGGGTCGCCATGGGTGCAACGAAAGATGGAAGAATGGAATACTGGAATGATGGAATGATGCGGCTGCAGAGCGTGCCCTTATTTTCGCGCCACGGGCAACGTAATGCGGTTTCGAGGCTCTCTTTGTTGCACGCAAGGAGGGGTACCGGCAAGTGATTCCCCTCGTGACCATCGCGGGCCTCAAGACTTACTTCAAAACCGACGAAGGCATCGTGCCTGCTGTCGACGGGGTCGACCTTGTAATCCCTCGCGGCAAGACGGTCGCGCTGGTGGGGGAGAGCGGCAGCGGAAAGAGCGTCACCGCGTTTAGCACGATCCAGCTTGTCGCTGAACCGGGGCGGATCGTTGCGGGAAAGATCGCCCTTCACGACGAACAGGGCAACGTCGACGCGGTCCTGACGGATCTCGATCCGCGGGGCAAGGTCATCCGCCGCATCCGCGGCAAGCGAATCGCCATGATCTTCCAGGAGCCGATGACCAGCCTCTCGCCCGTACACACGGTCGGGGCCCAGATCGTCGAGGCCGTCCGCCTGCACACCGACATGACCCGCCGACAGGCCCGCGAGCACGCCGTCGCCATGATGGAGCGAATGGGCATCCCCAACGCCGATCAGCGGTTCAAGTCGTACCCGCACGAGATGAGCGGCGGGCTGCGCCAGCGCGTCATGATCGCCATGGCCCTGTCGTGCCGGCCGGAACTGCTCATCGCCGACGAGCCAACCACGGCTCTGGACGTGACGATCCAGGCGCAGATCCTCGAGCTGCTGGCCGATCTCAAACGCGATTACCAGATGTCGATGCTGTTCATCACGCACGACCTGGGCGTGGTGGCCCAGATCGCCGACGAGGTGGTCGTGATGTACCAGGGCCGCATCGTCGAGCGCGGGGCGGTACGCGACATCTACGCCTGCCCGCAGCACGACTACACCAAGGCGCTGCTGGCGTCGGTGCCCAGCATCACCTCTCAGCGGCGAAGGCGGCTCAGCACCGTCGCCGACATTACCGCCGGGCGAGAGGCCGCCGGCACCGCGGCGGTCCAGCATACCGTCCGGACGGACCTGCCGCCCCTGCTGAGCGTGCAGAACTTGCGAAAGCATTTTCCCGTGCGGAAAGGCTTCTGGGGCAACGTGCCGGCCACTATCAAGGCCGTCGACGATGTCAGCTTCGACCTCTACCGCGGCGAGTGCCTGGGCCTGGTGGGCGAGAGCGGCTCGGGCAAGACGACGGTGGGGCACTGCATCCTGCGGGCGCAGCGCCCGACCTCGGGCGAGATCCAGTTCCGCATCGGCGACGACGTGCATGACGTGACGCGTGCCGACGCCGGCCGCCTGCGCATGCTGCGGCAGAACATGGGCATCATCTTCCAGGACCCGTACTCGTCGCTGGACCCGCGCATGACGGTGCAGGACATCGTCGCCGAGCCGTTGGCGCTGGCGGGAGTCCGCAGCCGCGGCGAACGGCTCGACCGCGTGCGCGAGATGATTGTCCGCGTCGGGCTCGAGCCCGAGCACCTGGTTCGCTTCCCGCACGCCTTCAGCGGCGGGCAACGCCAGCGCATCGGCATCGCCCGAGCGCTGGTGCTCAAGCCCTCGTTCGTGATGGCCGACGAGCCTGTCTCGGCGCTCGATGTCTCCGTTCGGGCCCAGGCGCTGAACCTCCTGCAGGACCTCCAGGCCGAAATGGGCCTGTCGTACCTGTTCGTCTCGCACGACCTGAGCGTGGTGCGCCACATCGCCGACCGGGTGGCCGTGATGTACTTCGGCCGACTAGTCGAACTGGCGTCGGCCGAAGAGCTCTTCGCCAATCCGCTGCATCCGTACACCAAGGCGCTGCTGTCGGCCGTGCCGGCGCCGGACCCGGGTTCGCCCATGCGGCGCATCGACCTGGGCGTCGAACCGCCCGACCCGACGAACCCGCCCTGCGCGTGCAACCTGTTCCGCGACTGCCCCGCCGACCGCGGCGAACCCATACCGCCGGCCGCGCTGCAAGAAGTGAGTGCGGGGCATTTCCTGCGATGCCACGAGTAGCACTGGCGTCTCGCCCGTGAGTCCCACGGCCGTCCCGGCCGTGGCCACCGTTGACCGGATTCTCTGGCGACCAATAC is from Planctomycetaceae bacterium and encodes:
- a CDS encoding ABC transporter ATP-binding protein, yielding MIPLVTIAGLKTYFKTDEGIVPAVDGVDLVIPRGKTVALVGESGSGKSVTAFSTIQLVAEPGRIVAGKIALHDEQGNVDAVLTDLDPRGKVIRRIRGKRIAMIFQEPMTSLSPVHTVGAQIVEAVRLHTDMTRRQAREHAVAMMERMGIPNADQRFKSYPHEMSGGLRQRVMIAMALSCRPELLIADEPTTALDVTIQAQILELLADLKRDYQMSMLFITHDLGVVAQIADEVVVMYQGRIVERGAVRDIYACPQHDYTKALLASVPSITSQRRRRLSTVADITAGREAAGTAAVQHTVRTDLPPLLSVQNLRKHFPVRKGFWGNVPATIKAVDDVSFDLYRGECLGLVGESGSGKTTVGHCILRAQRPTSGEIQFRIGDDVHDVTRADAGRLRMLRQNMGIIFQDPYSSLDPRMTVQDIVAEPLALAGVRSRGERLDRVREMIVRVGLEPEHLVRFPHAFSGGQRQRIGIARALVLKPSFVMADEPVSALDVSVRAQALNLLQDLQAEMGLSYLFVSHDLSVVRHIADRVAVMYFGRLVELASAEELFANPLHPYTKALLSAVPAPDPGSPMRRIDLGVEPPDPTNPPCACNLFRDCPADRGEPIPPAALQEVSAGHFLRCHE